A portion of the Shewanella sp. SNU WT4 genome contains these proteins:
- a CDS encoding LysR family transcriptional regulator — MKLDKLIRLDLNLLVILQVLLEEQNVTRASRRLNLSQSALSKQLAKLRDMLDDPLFQRTAHGLKPTAHAQQIAERLPKLLQGIAELTQPPQFIAASCDRQFSFAMVESAYETLLTHFIGKALNEAPNIRFSSYVWTEHSLQALLMGQVDFGITGRDLTPQTGELFDNLPKELVCQTLFTHQQVCLVRKDHPALLAYDKGHWDLDFYLSLSHVQVRCEGNDWWALDYHLARSGQHRKLSVIVPDFYGASNICANSDLVFTLPESFAKHAVKIYPLVELPLPTPFSPMAYVLLWHQRHREDPGHRWVRESLMACAKQDQITPNDLSPILTTS; from the coding sequence ATGAAGCTGGATAAACTGATCAGGCTAGATCTTAATTTACTGGTTATTTTGCAGGTGCTCTTAGAAGAGCAAAATGTCACCCGCGCTTCTCGCCGCCTCAACTTGAGCCAATCGGCGCTCAGTAAGCAACTCGCCAAATTGCGGGACATGCTTGATGATCCCTTGTTTCAGCGCACCGCCCATGGCTTAAAGCCTACGGCCCATGCCCAGCAAATTGCAGAGCGCTTACCCAAGCTGTTGCAAGGCATTGCCGAACTCACCCAGCCACCGCAATTTATCGCTGCCAGTTGCGATCGCCAATTTAGCTTTGCCATGGTTGAAAGTGCCTATGAAACCTTATTAACGCACTTTATTGGCAAGGCATTGAACGAGGCGCCCAATATTAGGTTCAGCTCTTATGTGTGGACCGAGCATTCACTGCAAGCCTTGCTCATGGGACAAGTGGATTTTGGCATTACAGGCCGAGATCTAACCCCGCAAACTGGCGAGCTTTTTGATAATTTGCCGAAAGAATTAGTCTGCCAAACCTTATTTACTCATCAACAAGTGTGTTTGGTGCGTAAAGATCATCCGGCCTTATTGGCATATGACAAAGGTCATTGGGATCTGGATTTTTATCTCAGTCTGTCGCATGTACAAGTGCGCTGTGAAGGTAACGATTGGTGGGCATTAGATTATCACCTCGCGCGCTCTGGTCAGCATCGCAAGCTTAGCGTGATAGTGCCGGATTTTTATGGGGCGTCCAATATCTGCGCCAATAGCGATTTAGTGTTTACCTTGCCAGAAAGCTTTGCCAAGCACGCCGTAAAAATCTATCCCTTGGTGGAATTACCTTTGCCCACGCCATTTAGCCCGATGGCGTATGTGTTGTTATGGCATCAAAGACACAGGGAAGACCCAGGGCATCGCTGGGTGAGAGAATCACTCATGGCCTGCGCTAAGCAAGATCAGATCACTCCAAATGATCTTTCACCAATTCTGACAACGTCATAA
- a CDS encoding IS4 family transposase — MSIFNPNKWAYDHFHHAELGDKRRAARLTVVAEHMAVGSGKSVARSCNGEDAKLEGAYRLIRNDNVSPSMIRAAGFARTAQAIENINEILALEDTTALSYKHSVASELGKLGKPTDKSRGWWVHSVLLLDSHTSRTLGLIHQDWWCRPDNPNEADEKESGKWADASYFTRQRLQAHMSRVISVCDREADIMHYLSDKQSHSERFVVRAKHARNLVEYEAKLFEHMDSHPVTGGYTIAIPQKGIKEASGKSKNRPSRTAKLTLKASAVNIKHNRQQHAINVVYAQELNPPQGEDGLSWMLLTSEPIDTLAQQLHVIDIYTTRWRIEDFHKAWKTGAGVERLRMTSPDNLERAASILCFIGVRLLQLREVMSLPIYLRKRGQIEAAQSMENQSCSNVLENDEWRVLMQLYKPRGHKGKEAPNMKWAYQSLAKLGGFNDSKRTGMASWSTIWEGWDDLQAQVKGYRLAKALFEAGETL; from the coding sequence ATGTCAATTTTTAACCCGAACAAATGGGCATATGATCACTTTCATCATGCTGAGCTAGGTGATAAACGACGAGCGGCAAGGTTAACCGTCGTCGCTGAACACATGGCGGTTGGCAGCGGTAAATCGGTTGCCAGATCTTGTAATGGTGAAGATGCCAAACTCGAAGGAGCCTATCGATTGATCCGCAATGATAATGTTAGCCCATCTATGATCAGAGCCGCCGGTTTTGCTCGCACCGCCCAAGCGATTGAAAATATAAATGAAATACTTGCTCTCGAAGACACGACAGCCCTGAGTTATAAGCACAGTGTGGCGTCTGAATTAGGGAAATTAGGCAAACCTACCGATAAGTCTCGTGGTTGGTGGGTTCATTCTGTCTTGCTACTGGATAGCCATACTTCTCGGACCTTGGGCTTGATCCACCAAGATTGGTGGTGTCGACCTGATAATCCCAACGAGGCCGATGAAAAAGAGAGCGGTAAATGGGCCGATGCATCCTATTTTACGCGGCAACGCTTGCAGGCTCACATGTCGCGAGTGATCTCAGTGTGTGATAGAGAAGCGGATATCATGCATTATTTATCGGATAAACAATCACATAGTGAACGGTTTGTGGTGCGGGCAAAACATGCAAGAAACCTAGTAGAATACGAGGCTAAGCTGTTTGAGCACATGGATAGTCATCCCGTTACCGGCGGATACACCATCGCCATCCCACAAAAAGGCATAAAGGAAGCCAGTGGGAAAAGCAAGAATCGTCCCTCGCGAACAGCCAAACTCACCCTCAAAGCCAGTGCGGTTAACATCAAACATAATCGTCAGCAGCATGCGATTAATGTGGTGTACGCACAAGAGCTCAATCCTCCCCAAGGTGAAGATGGACTATCTTGGATGCTACTGACCAGTGAGCCGATTGACACGTTGGCGCAGCAACTTCATGTGATTGATATTTATACCACTAGATGGCGCATTGAGGACTTTCATAAGGCGTGGAAAACCGGCGCGGGGGTTGAAAGGTTACGCATGACATCGCCAGACAACCTTGAGCGAGCGGCCTCGATACTTTGCTTTATTGGTGTGCGGCTACTGCAACTTCGGGAAGTGATGAGCCTGCCAATTTATCTGAGAAAAAGAGGGCAAATCGAAGCAGCGCAAAGCATGGAAAATCAAAGCTGCAGCAATGTCTTAGAGAATGATGAATGGCGAGTACTGATGCAGCTCTACAAGCCAAGGGGACATAAAGGCAAAGAAGCCCCAAATATGAAGTGGGCTTATCAATCCTTGGCCAAACTAGGAGGCTTTAATGATAGCAAGCGCACGGGAATGGCCAGCTGGTCCACGATTTGGGAGGGATGGGATGATCTTCAGGCTCAGGTAAAGGGGTATCGCTTAGCCAAAGCCCTATTTGAAGCCGGAGAAACGCTATGA
- a CDS encoding LysR family transcriptional regulator, with product MFVLLYESESATVVSRQLNIPAPKISRCLKSLRESFDNELFVRRRYGMCPNAVASQIYPIAKGIIASAEAFNHIHAEAKVLTNQFVIALPDYFACSLTKDLLVKLKQFNDKFNLVLEQWHANSWQEVINDKLSFTLCCHSSLDELQSLSDKLDVIPLIQLSNLYLLASSEHPILSQEISLESIAQYPYVDTEFAKLDEYTPFQRFCNSQGIELQTELTVRNTSSLIDYMYSHTSLALTSYRTLYDKFAMIPGLHACQISKVEAARLHQGQDTPWLFLLKKRGNSDPKLEQLIMTLSELVKDHLE from the coding sequence ATATTCGTACTCTTGTACGAGTCCGAATCCGCAACCGTTGTTTCTCGACAATTAAATATTCCAGCCCCTAAAATTAGTCGTTGCTTAAAGAGTTTGCGCGAATCATTTGATAATGAATTATTTGTGCGTCGTCGATATGGTATGTGCCCCAATGCGGTAGCATCACAAATATATCCAATTGCTAAAGGTATAATCGCCAGTGCAGAGGCTTTTAATCATATTCACGCTGAGGCTAAAGTACTAACTAATCAGTTTGTGATTGCTTTGCCTGATTATTTTGCCTGTTCTTTAACTAAGGATTTACTGGTTAAGCTTAAGCAGTTTAATGATAAATTCAATTTAGTCCTGGAGCAGTGGCATGCTAACTCTTGGCAAGAAGTCATCAACGATAAGTTATCTTTTACCTTATGCTGCCATTCATCCCTTGATGAGTTGCAATCCTTAAGTGATAAATTAGATGTTATTCCGCTCATTCAGTTATCTAATTTATATTTATTAGCATCATCAGAACACCCTATTTTGTCACAAGAGATTAGTCTTGAATCTATTGCTCAATACCCTTATGTCGATACTGAATTTGCTAAATTGGATGAGTACACCCCGTTTCAGCGCTTCTGTAATAGCCAAGGGATTGAGTTACAGACAGAGTTAACTGTGCGTAATACCAGTAGCCTGATAGATTATATGTATTCCCATACCAGCTTAGCGCTAACCTCTTATCGCACCTTGTACGATAAGTTTGCGATGATCCCAGGCTTACATGCTTGCCAAATATCGAAAGTCGAAGCGGCTAGGTTGCATCAAGGTCAGGATACGCCTTGGTTATTTTTATTAAAAAAACGCGGCAATAGCGATCCTAAACTTGAGCAGTTGATTATGACGTTGTCAGAATTGGTGAAAGATCATTTGGAGTGA
- a CDS encoding cytochrome c3 family protein translates to MLGVHANVALDISCNDCHGEKQGHPRQPSELVIFNSDKSTSLQQTSRCLTCHEASVIGEQEWTHNVHSNKIDCAKCHQLHPNIDPMVAISAQQRAELCSSCHQTSAE, encoded by the coding sequence ATGTTAGGTGTGCACGCCAACGTTGCGCTCGATATTAGCTGTAATGATTGCCATGGTGAAAAACAAGGCCATCCTCGCCAACCTTCTGAGTTAGTGATTTTTAATTCAGATAAAAGTACAAGTCTTCAACAAACTTCTCGCTGTTTAACTTGCCATGAAGCCTCTGTGATTGGCGAGCAAGAGTGGACCCATAATGTTCACTCCAACAAAATCGATTGTGCCAAGTGCCATCAACTGCATCCAAACATAGATCCTATGGTCGCAATCTCAGCCCAGCAACGCGCTGAACTTTGCAGTAGCTGTCATCAAACCTCAGCGGAATAA
- a CDS encoding EAL domain-containing protein, translating into MSPWQQILAQLSSKALTPLANENAALALLCKGKILGCSATFADALAVSPDEINGINISQLSARLQSNGQQSIECLSLWSPKRDHHFQWLFVDGNNNEKLMACQLRATSYHHQDCHLLAIRLLERRLQERSQQSADTTFSDIPREILDASLGHSAEAVYITDAAGTIIAANNAMFRISGYSQQQLIGIAQQTLFLEGQNQLMQMGMAWQGEVMKTKADGSRFPAWLSQRWLKSNAGDSYCVNIFSDITDKKALQHHLTYQATHDSLTGLANRRQLKLSLQDALAKIDRAKSGMGALMFLDLNGFKNINDCFGHAMGDMVLQLVAARLEAGCPVDNLCCRLGGDEFTLLINQCDSREQVAKLARQVLSLFDTPFELEGQKFYLGTSIGITLFPEHGEQATQLISRADTAMYSAKKSLDHIVFYSQELQLMAEQKVTFLNALRHALSLNQFMLYYQAIIANDTGELMAAEALLRWQIDKDHVIEAIDFIQQLEESGLIISVGNWVLSQACQQAAQWRKQYQRGVRISVNVSPLQLEHPDFIEHVDNALARAKLPPNLLSIEITESALIRRPEAVKATLMALKRKGVGIAIDDFGSGLSSLSRLSSLPIDSIKIDADFTQQIDTETGMKFYQAMVFLTKALDLNFVAEGIETESQWQQFKTMGHGFGQGFLFNHPCPATEFTQKYLD; encoded by the coding sequence ATGAGTCCTTGGCAACAGATACTCGCTCAACTTTCATCGAAAGCACTCACGCCTCTTGCCAATGAGAACGCCGCGCTGGCGCTCTTATGTAAAGGTAAGATTTTAGGGTGCTCAGCCACTTTCGCTGACGCCCTGGCTGTCAGCCCCGATGAAATCAACGGCATAAATATTTCACAATTGTCTGCGCGCTTACAATCCAATGGTCAACAGAGCATAGAATGCTTGTCATTATGGAGCCCTAAGCGCGATCACCACTTCCAGTGGCTATTTGTTGATGGCAATAACAATGAAAAATTAATGGCTTGCCAATTAAGAGCCACTAGTTATCACCATCAAGACTGTCATTTACTGGCGATTCGACTATTAGAGCGACGCTTACAAGAGCGTAGCCAGCAATCAGCAGACACGACTTTTAGTGATATTCCGCGAGAAATACTCGATGCATCGCTTGGCCATAGCGCCGAGGCTGTGTATATCACAGATGCCGCTGGCACCATCATAGCGGCCAATAATGCTATGTTTAGGATCAGCGGTTATAGCCAACAACAACTGATAGGTATAGCGCAGCAAACGCTGTTTCTTGAAGGCCAGAACCAATTAATGCAAATGGGCATGGCTTGGCAAGGCGAAGTCATGAAAACTAAGGCCGATGGTAGCCGCTTCCCGGCATGGCTAAGTCAACGCTGGCTCAAATCCAATGCTGGCGATAGCTACTGCGTCAATATTTTCTCGGATATCACCGACAAAAAAGCGTTGCAACATCACCTTACTTATCAAGCCACCCATGACAGCTTAACTGGGCTTGCCAATCGCAGGCAGCTTAAGCTGTCACTGCAAGATGCGCTTGCCAAAATTGACAGAGCCAAGTCCGGCATGGGCGCGTTAATGTTTTTAGATCTCAATGGTTTTAAAAATATTAATGACTGTTTTGGTCATGCCATGGGCGATATGGTACTGCAACTTGTTGCCGCGCGATTAGAAGCCGGCTGCCCAGTGGATAATCTATGCTGCCGTTTAGGCGGCGATGAATTTACCTTACTCATCAACCAATGCGATAGTCGTGAGCAAGTGGCTAAGTTAGCGCGCCAAGTGCTGAGTCTGTTTGATACCCCATTTGAATTAGAAGGTCAGAAGTTTTATCTCGGTACTAGCATAGGCATCACTTTATTCCCTGAGCATGGCGAGCAAGCAACGCAATTAATTAGCCGCGCCGATACCGCTATGTATAGCGCCAAAAAGAGTCTCGATCATATCGTCTTCTACAGCCAAGAACTGCAACTGATGGCGGAGCAAAAAGTCACCTTTTTGAATGCCTTAAGGCACGCCTTAAGCCTTAATCAATTTATGCTCTACTATCAAGCCATCATAGCCAATGACACCGGCGAATTAATGGCGGCCGAAGCCTTATTACGTTGGCAAATAGATAAAGACCATGTGATTGAGGCGATAGATTTTATTCAGCAATTAGAGGAATCTGGCCTAATTATCAGCGTGGGCAATTGGGTATTATCGCAAGCCTGTCAGCAAGCCGCGCAGTGGCGTAAACAGTATCAGCGCGGCGTGCGTATTAGCGTTAATGTCTCACCGCTACAGTTAGAGCACCCAGATTTTATTGAGCATGTCGACAATGCGCTCGCGCGAGCTAAATTGCCGCCCAATTTATTAAGCATTGAAATCACCGAAAGCGCCCTAATCAGACGACCTGAAGCCGTCAAAGCAACTTTAATGGCACTGAAGCGTAAAGGCGTGGGGATTGCCATTGATGACTTTGGTAGCGGCCTATCATCTCTTAGCCGCTTAAGCAGTTTACCGATTGATAGTATTAAAATTGATGCTGATTTTACCCAACAAATCGACACAGAAACTGGGATGAAATTCTATCAAGCTATGGTATTTCTGACTAAAGCGCTCGATCTTAATTTCGTGGCCGAAGGCATAGAAACTGAAAGCCAATGGCAGCAATTTAAAACTATGGGTCACGGATTTGGCCAAGGATTTCTGTTCAATCATCCCTGCCCTGCCACTGAGTTTACACAGAAGTATTTGGACTAA
- a CDS encoding tRNA-uridine aminocarboxypropyltransferase, translating to MSKRRYCLDCEYPQSACLCASINVMQSQVQLVVLQHPSEVQHAKNSVRLLKQVLPQCEVHVGELPEDFDCLRQRLTQTSTQVLVAYPSESSVAIETVAIENPAHTTLLLIDGTWRKALKILKLNPWLQEYQAVHLGDDYQGRYRIRKAKRSDSLSSLEAAAYSLAALENELDISPMLAAFDAMVARQIAAMPAAVQARYQEF from the coding sequence ATGTCTAAACGTCGTTATTGCCTTGATTGCGAGTATCCGCAAAGCGCGTGTCTGTGCGCCAGTATTAACGTGATGCAAAGCCAGGTGCAATTAGTCGTGCTGCAGCACCCTTCAGAAGTGCAGCATGCTAAAAATAGTGTGCGTCTGTTAAAGCAAGTGTTGCCTCAGTGCGAAGTGCATGTGGGTGAGTTGCCTGAAGATTTTGACTGTTTGCGGCAGCGCCTAACGCAAACATCCACTCAAGTATTAGTGGCTTACCCCAGTGAGTCGAGTGTGGCCATTGAAACTGTGGCGATCGAAAATCCTGCCCATACCACTTTGTTGTTGATTGATGGCACTTGGCGTAAGGCTTTGAAGATACTTAAGCTCAACCCTTGGCTACAAGAGTATCAAGCTGTGCATTTAGGGGATGATTACCAAGGGCGTTATCGTATTCGTAAGGCTAAACGTAGCGATAGTCTCTCAAGCTTAGAAGCGGCGGCTTATAGTCTAGCCGCGCTTGAAAACGAGTTAGATATCAGCCCTATGTTAGCGGCCTTTGATGCTATGGTGGCGCGCCAGATTGCCGCAATGCCAGCGGCAGTCCAAGCCAGATACCAAGAGTTCTAA
- the nrfD gene encoding cytochrome c nitrite reductase subunit NrfD: MSPFHFDSLVWHWPIAIYLFLAGISAGSIFFAILLKYFCVKDKAEGSRFILGACIIAPIAVWAGLGILVVDLTKPLDFWKILIFYNPLSVMSIGVIVLMIYQVFMFAWIGAIYQKSLTELLAGRLAIVSRLLRWLAHHQATITGLLLILSISLGAYTGFLLSALPGYPMLNNPVLPLLFLASGLSSGAAGSLLLGVLLKGAADSKEVHFIHKIEIPLILIELVLLFTFFLGLILSGGQKQVAAFNAIGQGFWGWIFWGGIIGLGLSIPLAMNLFMSASSQRKFSYVAFTASMSLLGVLLLRHFILYTGQMTLA, encoded by the coding sequence ATGAGCCCCTTTCATTTCGATTCTTTAGTGTGGCATTGGCCCATTGCGATTTACCTGTTTCTTGCTGGTATTTCTGCAGGTTCCATTTTCTTTGCCATCTTACTTAAGTACTTTTGTGTAAAAGATAAAGCTGAAGGTTCACGCTTTATTTTGGGCGCATGTATCATAGCGCCGATTGCCGTGTGGGCGGGTCTTGGTATTTTAGTGGTAGATTTAACTAAGCCACTGGATTTCTGGAAGATTTTAATTTTCTACAATCCTTTATCTGTGATGTCCATTGGTGTCATAGTCTTGATGATCTACCAAGTCTTTATGTTTGCTTGGATAGGCGCCATCTATCAAAAATCACTCACTGAACTCCTAGCGGGTCGCTTGGCAATCGTCAGCCGCTTATTGCGTTGGCTTGCACATCATCAAGCCACGATTACCGGATTATTATTAATCCTTTCAATATCACTTGGGGCCTACACTGGATTCTTACTCTCGGCATTACCTGGTTATCCCATGCTTAACAACCCAGTATTACCTTTACTCTTCTTAGCTTCAGGCTTGTCATCGGGAGCTGCAGGCTCGTTATTGCTGGGCGTGCTACTTAAAGGTGCGGCCGACAGTAAAGAAGTGCATTTCATTCATAAGATTGAAATTCCGCTGATTTTAATTGAGTTGGTACTGCTATTTACCTTCTTCCTCGGCCTCATTTTAAGTGGTGGCCAAAAGCAAGTGGCAGCCTTCAATGCCATAGGTCAAGGGTTCTGGGGCTGGATTTTTTGGGGCGGAATTATCGGCCTAGGATTATCGATTCCGTTAGCCATGAACTTATTCATGAGCGCCTCGTCGCAGCGCAAATTTTCTTACGTCGCCTTCACCGCCAGCATGAGTCTGCTTGGGGTGTTACTGCTTAGACATTTCATTTTATATACAGGCCAAATGACATTAGCATAA
- a CDS encoding cytochrome c3 family protein produces the protein MLKKIIMVLICSSFSVAAANIADTHTEMSGCDACHVNSEPSSDMVHELQQCQSCHGAMKDIAGDNHKIHDGVIGCNDCHIAHKDVKPDALCSQCH, from the coding sequence ATGTTGAAAAAAATAATAATGGTGCTTATCTGTAGTTCATTCAGCGTTGCCGCGGCCAATATTGCCGACACCCACACAGAAATGTCAGGCTGCGATGCTTGCCACGTCAATAGTGAACCTTCAAGCGACATGGTGCATGAGTTACAGCAATGTCAGTCATGCCACGGTGCGATGAAGGATATTGCTGGCGATAACCATAAGATCCATGATGGCGTTATCGGCTGTAATGATTGCCATATTGCCCATAAAGACGTGAAGCCCGATGCCCTGTGCTCCCAATGCCATTAA
- a CDS encoding DUF2726 domain-containing protein has protein sequence MSTSVITNYAFMYFVLFLIVPLLIVSFTLTCIKFFKNESIYNIENLTLEQLGASATPHFSNKQVLNQLHDLNALAKDKYDILYGVNLDEVIEVKNNDELKEVLHQYKMNYVVIDHKSSEIKLVITDNEHNENRAIRNIFRKLNINHINVKPNQPYDFNLIKTALAA, from the coding sequence ATGTCTACTTCAGTGATTACCAATTATGCCTTTATGTATTTCGTCTTATTTTTAATTGTGCCACTGTTAATTGTGAGTTTTACCCTCACCTGCATTAAGTTTTTCAAAAACGAATCTATATATAACATTGAAAACTTAACTCTTGAACAATTAGGCGCAAGTGCTACGCCACACTTTAGTAACAAGCAGGTGTTAAACCAACTTCATGACTTAAATGCGCTTGCAAAAGACAAATATGACATTCTGTATGGTGTTAATTTAGATGAAGTGATCGAAGTAAAAAACAATGACGAATTAAAAGAAGTCTTACATCAATATAAAATGAACTATGTCGTGATTGACCATAAGTCATCAGAAATAAAATTAGTCATCACAGACAATGAACATAATGAAAATAGGGCTATTCGTAATATTTTTAGAAAACTTAACATTAACCACATTAATGTTAAACCCAACCAGCCATATGACTTCAACTTAATCAAAACTGCATTAGCGGCCTAA
- a CDS encoding multidrug effflux MFS transporter gives MRPNLLPLLMFMVLLSPMAIDIYLPSMPVMATEFGVSASDVQSTLVLFLFAMGVGQIVIGPLADRFGRRPVVLAGISMYVLSSLMAVLAQDFSYLQLARVLQGFAACASSIVVFSAVRDCFSPQESAKVYSYLNGAICVIPALAPTLGGLLALQFGWRSTFMFMAVYGLIMLSVVALRFKETRPEHTISTGPLYRWNRYQPVLSNSHFMFYALTCMSGMGAILCYVSYSPVWLIHHLGISELGFSGLFGLNAIVNVIACFAAPLVIKRLGNRMTVIVAQGLMLLAALLLLVLHQLIPAQGMAGALSYMLPMMLLCSGFALLLGPATSMALAPFGERAGTATAMLGFIQMSGASIVAGIIQQTSLEAPVAVATVMGGLSAAFIGIMLMNRFGHWHREPEAELDAELETAAER, from the coding sequence ATGCGACCCAATTTATTACCTTTATTGATGTTTATGGTGCTGTTAAGCCCTATGGCCATAGATATTTATTTACCTTCTATGCCAGTAATGGCGACCGAATTTGGTGTTAGCGCCAGTGACGTGCAATCTACCTTAGTATTGTTTTTATTCGCCATGGGTGTCGGGCAAATTGTGATCGGCCCGCTCGCCGATCGCTTTGGACGTCGCCCTGTGGTGCTTGCTGGTATCAGCATGTATGTATTAAGTAGCTTGATGGCTGTATTAGCTCAGGACTTTAGTTACTTGCAGTTAGCTCGGGTACTGCAAGGATTTGCCGCCTGCGCCTCATCAATAGTGGTATTTAGTGCGGTGCGTGATTGCTTTAGCCCGCAAGAAAGCGCCAAAGTATACAGCTATTTAAATGGCGCAATTTGCGTGATCCCAGCCTTAGCCCCGACCTTAGGCGGCTTGTTAGCCTTGCAGTTTGGCTGGCGCTCAACCTTTATGTTTATGGCGGTTTACGGCTTAATCATGTTAAGTGTGGTTGCGCTGCGTTTTAAAGAAACTCGCCCTGAGCATACCATTAGCACTGGCCCCTTATATCGCTGGAATCGTTATCAGCCAGTGCTCAGCAACAGCCATTTTATGTTTTATGCGCTGACATGTATGTCAGGCATGGGCGCTATCTTGTGTTATGTCTCTTACTCGCCAGTATGGTTGATTCATCACTTAGGTATTTCGGAATTAGGCTTTAGTGGCTTGTTTGGCCTTAATGCCATAGTCAATGTGATTGCCTGTTTTGCGGCGCCGTTAGTGATTAAGCGCTTAGGGAATCGCATGACTGTGATAGTGGCGCAGGGATTAATGCTGTTAGCGGCGTTATTGCTTTTGGTATTGCATCAGCTTATTCCCGCGCAAGGCATGGCGGGCGCTTTGAGCTATATGCTACCTATGATGCTGTTATGTAGCGGTTTTGCCTTATTGCTTGGGCCTGCAACATCAATGGCGCTTGCGCCTTTTGGTGAGCGCGCTGGTACGGCGACCGCTATGCTGGGCTTTATTCAAATGAGTGGCGCATCAATTGTGGCTGGCATTATTCAGCAAACCTCACTGGAGGCGCCAGTAGCGGTTGCCACTGTGATGGGCGGTTTATCGGCGGCATTTATTGGCATTATGTTGATGAATCGCTTTGGTCATTGGCACCGCGAGCCTGAAGCTGAATTAGACGCTGAGCTTGAAACTGCTGCTGAGCGTTAG
- a CDS encoding 4Fe-4S dicluster domain-containing protein, which yields MQKSKRMFLKGAGALALGFSIYRMSATTQAATVGKIEKLVLIHDENKCIGCDACSLACRETNQVPEGVARLEIKRHGPYGEYPNQSYRFERISCQHCEEAPCVKVCPTGAAYRDEATGIVRVNEWKCVGCQYCLAACPYQIRFIHPTTKAADKCDFCLETKLMQGELPACVQACPTQALIFGDSKDPSSQVSKILQTVAVNRDKEALGTRPKVFKILAANGEVVI from the coding sequence ATGCAAAAGAGTAAAAGAATGTTTCTTAAAGGTGCGGGAGCCTTAGCATTAGGGTTTTCAATCTACCGAATGTCAGCGACTACCCAAGCAGCCACTGTGGGCAAAATTGAAAAACTGGTGCTCATTCACGATGAGAACAAGTGCATAGGTTGCGATGCTTGCAGCTTGGCCTGCCGCGAAACTAATCAAGTGCCAGAAGGCGTGGCACGATTAGAAATTAAACGTCATGGCCCTTATGGTGAATACCCTAACCAAAGCTATCGTTTTGAACGTATTTCATGTCAGCACTGCGAAGAGGCGCCTTGCGTTAAAGTCTGCCCAACTGGCGCCGCCTATCGCGATGAAGCCACTGGCATAGTGCGAGTTAACGAATGGAAATGTGTGGGTTGCCAATATTGTCTGGCCGCCTGCCCTTATCAAATTCGATTTATCCATCCAACCACCAAGGCTGCTGATAAATGCGATTTTTGCTTAGAAACTAAGTTAATGCAGGGCGAATTACCAGCCTGCGTTCAAGCCTGCCCAACACAAGCGCTTATTTTTGGTGATAGTAAAGATCCAAGTTCCCAGGTCAGCAAAATACTACAAACTGTGGCCGTTAATCGCGATAAAGAAGCCTTAGGCACCCGCCCTAAAGTCTTTAAAATTTTGGCCGCTAATGGCGAGGTAGTGATATGA